One window from the genome of Candidatus Binatia bacterium encodes:
- the pntB gene encoding Re/Si-specific NAD(P)(+) transhydrogenase subunit beta codes for MSASLATVAYIAATILFILSLGGLSNPESSRRGNLFGIIGMTLAVLATIFGPQVTPAGYAWIIGAMAVGATVGLFAARIVRMTQMPELVALMHSLVGVAAVLVGFANYIDPAGAGRFTGADKTIHEIEIYLGVLIGAVTFSGSLIAFGKLAGKISGKPVILPGRHLLNLAGLLAVIWFGGSFIRAHDVAQGLTPLYAMTAIALLFGVHMVMAIGGADMPVVVSMLNSYSGWAAAATGFMLSNDLLIVTGALVGSSGAILSYIMCRAMNRKFLSVIAGGFGTEGSAKPAAGVQPAGEVVPINAADTAELLRDAKNVIIVPGYGMAVAQAQHTVYEITKYLRDKGVNVRFGIHPVAGRMPGHMNVLLAEAKVPYDIVLEMDELNGDFATTDVAMVIGANDIVNPAAEDDPTSPIAGMPVLEVWKAKTSIVMKRSMASGYAGVDNPLFYKENNRMLFGDAKKMLDEVLASLKN; via the coding sequence GTGTCCGCGAGTCTCGCAACCGTCGCCTACATCGCCGCAACGATCCTGTTCATCCTCAGCCTGGGCGGGCTCTCCAATCCGGAATCTTCCCGCCGGGGGAACCTGTTCGGCATCATCGGCATGACCCTCGCGGTCCTGGCCACGATCTTCGGACCGCAGGTGACACCGGCCGGCTACGCATGGATCATCGGCGCGATGGCCGTCGGGGCGACGGTCGGGCTCTTCGCCGCGCGCATCGTGCGGATGACGCAGATGCCCGAGCTGGTCGCGCTGATGCACAGCCTGGTGGGTGTCGCGGCCGTGCTCGTGGGCTTCGCCAACTACATCGACCCCGCGGGCGCCGGGCGGTTCACGGGCGCGGACAAGACGATCCACGAGATCGAGATCTATCTCGGCGTCCTGATCGGGGCCGTGACCTTCTCAGGATCGCTGATCGCGTTCGGCAAGCTGGCCGGCAAGATCAGCGGCAAGCCGGTCATCCTGCCCGGTCGGCACCTCTTGAACCTCGCCGGTCTCCTGGCGGTGATCTGGTTCGGCGGCTCGTTCATCCGCGCGCATGACGTCGCGCAGGGCCTGACCCCGCTGTACGCGATGACCGCCATCGCGCTTCTCTTCGGCGTCCACATGGTGATGGCCATCGGCGGCGCCGACATGCCGGTGGTGGTGTCGATGCTCAACAGCTACTCCGGATGGGCGGCGGCGGCGACCGGCTTCATGCTGTCAAACGACCTCCTGATCGTGACCGGCGCCCTGGTGGGATCGAGCGGCGCCATCCTCTCCTACATCATGTGCCGCGCCATGAATCGCAAGTTCCTCTCCGTGATCGCGGGCGGCTTCGGAACCGAGGGCAGCGCCAAGCCCGCCGCCGGCGTGCAGCCGGCCGGCGAGGTGGTGCCGATCAACGCGGCCGATACGGCCGAGCTTCTGCGTGACGCCAAGAACGTCATCATCGTGCCGGGGTACGGCATGGCCGTGGCGCAGGCGCAGCACACGGTCTACGAGATCACCAAGTACCTGCGCGACAAGGGCGTCAACGTGCGCTTCGGCATCCACCCGGTCGCCGGCCGCATGCCCGGCCACATGAACGTGCTGCTGGCCGAGGCCAAGGTGCCCTACGACATCGTGCTGGAGATGGACGAGCTGAACGGGGACTTCGCCACGACCGACGTCGCCATGGTCATCGGCGCCAACGACATCGTGAACCCGGCGGCGGAGGACGATCCGACCAGCCCGATCGCCGGGATGCCGGTGCTCGAGGTCTGGAAGGCCAAGACCTCGATCGTCATGAAGCGCAGCATGGCGTCCGGCTACGCCGGCGTGGACAACCCGCTCTTCTACAAGGAAAACAACCGGATGCTGTTCGGGGACGCGAAGAAGATGCTGGATGAGGTGCTGGCCTCGCTGAAGAACTGA